The Swingsia samuiensis genome contains the following window.
GTGGAACGGGGGGAGATGGTTTAAAAACTTTAAATATATCAACGGCTGTAGCTTTTGTTTTGGCTGGCCTTGGTGTGCAGGTGGCTAAACACGGGAATAGGGCATTATCCTCCCAATCAGGGGCTACGGATGTGCTTGAGGAGCTTGGTATCCCGCCTTCTGATGATTTAGCTCTTCAATCTCAAAGATTATCAGAGTATAATTTGACCTTCCTTGCAGCACCTTATCATCATCCAGCGATGCGTTATGCTGCACCTGTACGGAAAAGTCTTGGTATTCGAACTTTGTTTAATCTGGTTGGTCCTTTATGTAATCCTGCACAGGTTAAGCACCAACTCATTGGTGTTTACGATGCTGCATGGTCAGAACCAGTGGTCAGAACACTTGCTGCTTTAGGAAGTAAAAAAGTTTGGGCTGTAAATAGCGTAACAGAGGAGGGAGGAAGTGATGAACTTACCCTCGCAGGACAAGCTGACGTTGCAGCCTATGAGAATGAAACATTTTTCCACGTATCCTTTGATCCAGAATTAAGTGGTTTACCCTATGCTCCGGTTTCTGCTATTCGGGGCGGTGATGCAAAAGAAAATGCCATGGCTCTTCTTGAACTCTTAAAGGGTAAAAGCGGGCCTTATCGAGACGTTGTTCTTTTAAATGCAGCAGCTGCTCTGCATGTGGCCGATTTGGGAAACATTATAGTGGACGGACGCATTGATCCTAAAGCCTTCCGTAACAATGTAGCTTTAGCTGCACGCTCAATTGATAATGGATACGCGCTCAAAGCGTTGCAGAATTTGCGCGATTCTACATCTTCTTCCATTCATACCAATTCAGGACTATCATGACCCTCATGCATTCACGCAACGCAATTCATTATGCGCCTGACGGGCTAGAGAATTTTCCTGACCCTTCAGTGCCTGAAACAATGACATCTCCTTTGGAAAATCCAGAGGCAGAAGATCGTAAAGACGTTCTTAAACGCATCTGCGCACGGACACGCGTTGATGTTGAACAACGATCACAGATTATGTCTTTGAAAGAAATTACAGCCCGTGCAGCGGAAGTTGAAACTCCTACACGTGGATTTGGCCAAGCGTTACAAGTCTTAACAGCTGATCGACAGGTTGGGTTGATTGCGGAAATCAAAAAAGCATCGCCTTCTGCAGGTGTGCTCCGCCCAGATTATAACCCTGTAGAGATCGCTCAATCGTATGAAGCCGCAGGGGCAACATGCCTCTCCATCCTGACAGAAGGGTCATGCTTTCACGGCAGCACAGATGATATCCGCGCTGTAAGAGAAGCATGCCGTCTACCAATCCTTCGTAAAGATTTTATTCTTGATCCATGGCAAGTGCATGAAAGCCGTTTGATTGGTGCAGATTGTATTCTGTTAATCATGGCAGCTTTGGATGAAACACAGGCTGCTGACTTAATCAGTATCGCGCGTGGTCTGGATATGGATGTTCTGGTGGAAGTCCATAATGAAGAAGAGCTTAATAAAGCGTTAGCTCTCGATACGTCGTTAATCGGTATTAATAATCGTAATTTAAGTACGTTAAAGACTGATATCCAAACGACCATAGATTTAGCGCCTTTGGTTCCACCAGATAAGCTTGTGGTTTCTGAAAGTGGAATTAAAACTCAAGATGACATGTTAAAAGTTGGTGCAGTAGGCGCGAGTGCTGTTCTTGTTGGTGAAAGTCTCCTAAGGGAAGAGGATCCTGGTCTAGCTGCTCGCAAACTTCTAGGGTTTGTTTAAAAACATCCTTTAGAGATGCGCATCACCAGCTCTGGTCATGATGCTTAAGAACGAGTAAGAGATTTAAAATATTTGTGATTTCTCAGGAGACCACCATGGGAGAAACAGCGTCTGCTCCTAGCAGAAGTAATGGCCCGGCTCTTTCGCCGGAATTAATGAAACGTGCGTATAAGGATATGCTCCTTGTACGCCGTTTTGAAGAGAAAGCTGGGCAACTTTATGGCATGGGGTTGATTGGCGGTTTTTGTCATTTGTACATCGGGCAAGAGGCTGTTGTTGTTGGTCTTGGATTAAATATGAAAGAAGGTGATCAATCGATCACTTCATATCGTGATCATGGTCAAATGCTTGTCGCAGGTATGACAGCGCGTGGTGTGATGGCTGAGCTTACAGGACGTGCAGGAGGGTATTCCCGTGGGAAGGGCGGCTCTATGCACATGTTCTCTCGTGAAAAAGAGTTTTATGGTGGTCATGGGATTGTAGGAGCGCAGGTCGCTATCGGTACAGGGCTAGCTTTTGCTAATAAATATCGTGGCACAGACGATGTAGCTGTTGTTTACTTTGGTGAAGGTGCTTCTTCTCAAGGTCAGGTATTTGAAAGCTTTAACTTAGCCGCACTCCATAAACTTCCTTGCGTTTACGTGATTGAAAATAATCGCTACGGGATGGGGACGTCAATTGAACGTGCGTCTGCTTCCAAAGATCTCTCCCGGAATGGTGAACCATGGGGTATTCCAAGCCGAAAGGTGGATGGAATGGACGTGTTTGCGGTTAACCAAGCGGCTCAAGAAGCTTTTGAACATTGCCGTTCAGGTAAAGGGCCTTTCCTGTTGGAAATGGAGACATATCGTTACAGAGGCCACTCCATGTCTGACCCTGCCAAATATCGTCAACGGTCAGAAGTAGACGAAATACGGAATAACCGTGACCCAATTAATACACTTAAAACAGAAATGTTAAATAACGGTATAACAGAAGATATTTTTAAAGAGATCGAGAAAGACGTAAAAGCCGTTGTAGCTGACGCGGTTGAGTTTGCTCAAACCAGCCCGGAACCAGATGCGTCTGAACTTTGGACTGATATTTTGGTGGAGGCATAAGTATATGGCATCGTTAATTTTGATGCCGGCGTTATCGCCGACCATGACAGAAGGTACCATTACGCGTTGGTTATGCTCTCCGGGCCAGTCTGTAAGTTCAGGTGACATTATTGCAGAAATAGAAACCGATAAAGCAACGATGGAAGTCGAAGCGGTTGATGATGGCATTATAGGAAAAATTTTGCTGGATGCTGAGAGTGGGAGTGTTGCTGTAAACACTCCTATCGCGGTTTTGCTGCAAGAAGGTGAGGATATTTCAGCCGCAGACCACGTGACCCGTTCGGAAGAAACTCCATCAGCGGGAGCCTCTGTCGCGACTGAGGCAAAAGAAAATACTGAACATAAAGCTTCACTCCCAAAAACTACTCCCGTAGAAGACGATAAAGACTGGGGCGAAACAAAAGAAATTACGGTTCGCGAAGCATTGCGTGATGCAATGGCTATGGAGCTTCGTCGGGACCCTAATGTTTTTCTAATGGGAGAAGAGGTCGCTCAATATCAAGGGGCTTATAAAGTGAGCCAAGGGTTGCTGGATGAGTTCGGTGAAAAACGTGTCATCGATACCCCCATTACTGAGCATGGATTTACAGGCATGGCTGTTGGCGCAGCTTTGACAGGATTGCGCCCAATTGTTGAGTTCATGACGATGAACTTTTCGATGCAGGCTGTAGATCACATTATTAACTCTGCTGCAAAAACGCTTTATATGTCTGGCGGCCAAATGGGATGCCCCATCGTTTTTCGCGGTCCTAATGGTGCTGCTGCACGTGTTGGCGCACAACATTCCCAGTGTTTTGCAAGTTGGTATGCTCATATTCCTGGGATGAAAGTTGTAGCACCTTGGTCTTCTGCAGATGCAAAAGGTTTATTACGGGCTGCAATTCGTGATCCCAATCCGGTTGTGGTGCTTGAAAATGAGATCCTTTATGGCCAAAAATTCCCATGCCCTGTGGATGAAGAGTTTATTCTTCCTATAGGAAAGGCCAAAATTGAACGGACTGGAAAAGACGTTACACTCGTAGCTTTCTCCATTATGGTTGGCGTTGCGTTAGAAGCGGCTGAGTTGTTAGCTAAAGAAGGTATTGAAGCTGAAGTTATAAACCTTCGTTCACTTCGCCCTCTTGATACGGAAACAATTATTCAAAGTGTAAAAAAGACAAACCGTATTGTTTCTGTTGAAGAGGGATGGCCGGTTGCAGGGATTGGGGCTGAAATTTGCACCATCGCTGTTGAACAAGCATTTGATTGGTTAGACGCTCCACCTGCTCGTGTGTGTGGTCTGGATATACCGATGCCATATGCGGCAAATCTTGAAAAATTAGCTCTTCCTAAGCCTGAGTGGGTTGTGGACGCAGTACGCAAGCAGTTTCGGGACTAAAATAATGGCCAATAATATTTTAATGCCAGCCTTATCGCCGACCATGACGGAGGGTAAATTAGCCCGATGGTTAAAGAAAGAAGGCGATCATATTTCTGCTGGAGATATAATTGCGGAGATCGAAACTGACAAAGCGACAATGGAAGTTGAAGCTGTAGATGAGGGGGTTTTAGGGCGCATTCTCATTCAAGAAGGAGAAGAAGGTGTTGCTGTTAATACACCTATTGCCATTCTGGTTGAGGAAGGTGAAGATATACCCGAAACAGCTTTAAAAACACCGTTTACTCCACAAAAATCCTCTTCTGATGGTCAAGCACCTTCCAGCGGGGAAGAAAAGAAAGTGCTACCAGCTTCTCATAAAACATCTCATGAGAAGCGAATTTTTATCTCTCCGTTAGCAAAAAGAGTTGCTCAAGAAAAAGGGATCTCTTTGGAAAGCCTGAAGGGAACTGGCCCTAATGGACGTATTATAAAAAGAGATGTTGAAAAAGGGAGTATCCTTCCGGCTCCAGATAATACAAATTCTGGCACAGCTCAAAGTGATATTAAGCGTATTTCAAACTCTACAATGCGGAAGGTGATTGCCCGTCGTTTAACAGAGTCCAAAACGCAAGTTCCTCATTTCTATGTGTCGGTTGATATTGAGCTTGATAGGCTTCTGGAACTTCGTTCAAAGCTGAATGCTACGGCAGAAGAAAATAGTTTTAAAATTTCTGTGAATGATATGATGATCAAAGCTGTAGCTTTGGCATTGAAAAAAGTTCCGGGCCTGAACGTACAGTTTACAGAAAAAGAAATACTACATTATGAAAATGTCGATATTTCTATGGCTGTTTCAATTCCAGATGGCTTGATTACGCCAATTATTCGTAATGCTGATCGTAAATCGCTGCGTGAAATTAGTGTAGAAGCTAAAAGCCTTGCTAAAAAGGCTCGAGCTGGAAAATTAAAACCTGAAGAGTTCCAAGGGGGTACATTCTCTATTTCTAATATGGGAATGTTTGGCGTACGGGATTTCTCAGCAATTATTAATCCACCTCAAGCAGGAATTTTGGCCATTGCAGCAGGTGAAAAGCGTGCTGTTGTGCGAGGAGATAAGCTTGAAATAGCTACGGTCATGACAACAACTCTATCTGTTGATCATAGAGCTGTGGACGGAGCGTTAGGAGCCCAGTGGCTCAATGCTCTGAGAGATATTATTCAAAACCCCTATTTTTTGGTGGTCTAACTTATGTCTGATACATTTGATTTAATCGTCGTTGGTGGTGGCCCTGGTGGGTATGTTGCTGCGTTAAGAGCAAGCCAGTTAGGGATGAGTGTCGCGGTTGTTGAAAGTACTCACCTTGGTGGTATTTGCTTAAACTGGGGCTGTATCCCAACGAAGGCTTTATTACGCTCATCGGAAATACATCATCTGCTGCATGAACTAGATAGCTATGGTTTTTCTGCAGATAATATTAAATTTGATATTCCTAAAATTGTTGCCCGTTCTCGTGCTGTTGTAAAGCGAATGAATACAGGCGTTGCACATCTATTGAAAAAAGCAAAAGTACAGGTTTTTGACGGGCGAGCAAAACTTGCAGGAAAAGCTGGAGAGGCTCATAAGGTTTCTATCACAAAGGATGGTCAAGAGATTGCTGTAATTAAAGCTCCTCACGTTATCTTAGCGACTGGAGCAAAAGCCCGACAACTTGCTGGCTTGGAAACAGACGGGCATTTAGTCTGGGGCGCTCGGGAAGCAATGACACCAACTGAATTACCTAAAAGGTTGCTCGTCATTGGATCTGGAGCCATTGGTGTTGAGTTTGCTTCTTTCTATCGAAATATGGGCAGTGAAGTGACCATTGCAGAAGTAGCAGACCGCATTTTAATTGCGGAAGATCCTGAGATCAGTGCCGCAGCCCGTAAGTCTTTTGAAAAGCAGGGAATTAAAATTATTACCAATGCCAAAGTTGGGCCTTTGCAAAAGGGTAGTAACGAGGTTTCAACTACGATTGAAAGCCCTCAAGGCACTGTTAACCTTACGGTTGATCGGGTTATTTGTGCCGTTGGTATTGTGGGAAATGTTGATGATCTAGGACTTGAGAATACGAAAGTTCAAATTGATCGTACACACATTATAACAAATGAATTCTGCGAGACGGCTGAGCTCGGGGTATATGCTATTGGAGATGTAGCAGGTGCTCCATGGTTAGCGCATAAGGCCAGTCATGAAGCTGTCATTTGTGTTGAGAAAATTGCAGGGCGTTCGCCTGAACCCTTACATCCACTTAACATTCCCGGTTGCACATACTCACGCCCACAAGTCGCTTCTGTCGGTTTGTCGGAAGAAAAAGCCATTGCAGCAGGCCATAAAGTACGCGTTGGACGTTTCCCTCTGATGGCTAACGGTAAAGCTGTCGCTATGGGAGAAACAGATGGAATGGTAAAGACCGTCTTTGATGCGACTACGGGCGAGCTTTTAGGTGCGCATATGATTGGTGCAGAAGTAACTGAGATGATCCAAGGGTATGTGATTGCTCGAACAGGGGAACTAACAGAAGCTGAGCTTATGGAAACAGTTTTCCCACATCCAACAATTTCAGAAACGATGCATGAAGCAACTCTTGCGGCCTTTGATGGTCCTCTTCATATATAACGCCTCATGTCTCAACGTATTACCATAGATCATCGAGGAAATTCGTCATCCCGTCACCCAGAAAAGGTGAACCGTCCTGATAATCCAATTCAGCGTAAGCCGTCTTGGATTAGGGTTAAGGCGCCTAACCATCCCGTGTACCATGAAACACGGGATTTAATGCGAAAAGCTAATCTGGTAACGGTGTGTGAAGAAGCTGCTTGCCCTAATATTGGTGAATGCTGGTCTCAACGGCATGCAACCATGATGATCATGGGAGATATTTGTACACGCGCTTGTTCTTTTTGTAATGTGACAACAGGTTTGCCGCGAGCATTGGATGAAGATGAGCCAAGGCGAGTTGCAGATGCCGTTTCAAAGCTAGGTTTGCGTCATGTTGTGATAACATCAGTGGATCGAGATGATTTGGAAGATGGGGGAGCTCGTCACTTTGCACACGTTATCCGTGCCATTCGTCAACAATCTCCTGACACAACAATTGAAATCTTAACGCCTGACTTCCTTCGTAAACCAGGTGCTCTTGAAGTGGTGGTGGAGGCTAAACCGGATGTTTTTAATCACAATATAGAAACAATTCCGCGTTTATACCCGACTATTCGTCCAGGAGCACGTTATTATCAATCTGTAAGATTGTTGGATGATGCAAAAAAAATAGATCCATCTCTCTTTACAAAATCAGGCCTGATGCTGGGCTTAGGAGAAGAAAAGATGGAAGTCTGGCAAGTGATGGATGACTTTAGAATTGCTGATGTCGATTTTTTGACCTTAGGCCAATATTTACAACCCTCCATAAAACATGCTGCTGTCAGTAAATTTGTTACACCTGAAGAATTTGATGATTATGCTGTTGCTGCGCGCTCAAAGGGTTTTTTACAGGTGAGTGCAAGCCCTTTAACTCGGTCATCATATCATGCGGACAGTGACTTTGCTCAACTTAAAGCTACACGAAACAATCGTTTGAAAGAGTTGTTATAATGCCGACGCACGCTGAACAACGGCTTCTTGTTTATACTCCTGAACAATTATTTGATTTAGTTGCTAACGTTGCAGAATATCCCGAATTTCTTCCATGGTGCACTAAGGCAGATGTTAAATTACAAACAGAAAAAGAAATTATTGTTGATTTAACTGCTGGTTTTGGCCCCTTCAAAGAAACATTTACGAGCAGAGTAACTCTTAATCGACCTTCTCAAATTAGAGTTCGTTATGAGAAAGGTCCTTTCAGATATTTAAACAATGTATGGACATTTACGCCTAATCCGCAAGGATGTTTAATCGATTTTTTTATTGATTTCGAGTTTAAATCAAGGCTTTTGCAGAATGCAATGGGGGTAGTTTTTAATGAAGGTGTCCGTTTGATGGTTTCTGCTTTTATTAAGCGGGCACGAGAAAAATATGGTGTTGATAAAAAATAATTCTACCAAAGAGTTGATTTTTTTGAGCTATAACTTGAACTGTCGTTATGCTAAAGCGTAATTCATCAATCGGTTTTATATAAAAAGGGAAACCTGATCCATGAAAAAACTTTCTGCTGGTGTATTTGCACTTTCTGCTCTCGTTGCATTCTCTGCACCTGCTATGGCGAAGCATCATCACGCTGGTGCTCATCACCACCACAACCATAAAGGTGCAGCTGCTTCTCAAAAAGCACAAGATTCTACAACAGATGATTTGAACAGCCGTTCTTTGCAACAGGCACAAACACCACTTCCAAGCACAACGGCTCCAGCAGCACCTAACGCAACAGCTACAGTGCCATCAGCTCCTAACCAATCTGTTGTTGTTCCACCAGCAGCAGATTCAAAAATGCCTGCTGGTATGGCAATGCCTAACTAATAACGCATAAATTTTATACTGCGTTATTTAGCCTCTGCCTTTTTTAAGGGCAGAGGTTTTTATTTAGTAAGAGTTCTAAAGAAAATTTAACGGCTTGTTGTCTGATTTGATTTCGATCCCCGCGGAATTGCATTTTCTTCGTTATTGTTTTTAGTCTCGTTGAAGCAAGCCCAAAGCAAACTGTTCCCACTGGCTTTTGTGGTGTCCCGCCTTCTGGCCCAGCTATGCCTGTTATAGAAATAGCAACATGGTCCTTTGAAAATAACTTTAAACCTCCATCAGCCATAGCCTGTGCTGTTTCAACGCTAACAGCTCCAAACTTTTGAAGGATATCTTTATCAACTCCGACTGAATGTATTTTCATTTCATTAGAGTACGTTACAAACCCTCCTTCCAATACAGAGGAGGAACCTGATATATTTGTTAAGTAAGAAGAGAGCATACCACCTGTGCAGCTCTCAATCGTAATTAATTTTATTTTGTTCTGTTTGAAGATATCAATAACTTGATTAGATAGATCATTAATTTGTTTATCGTACATAATTTTTACTCGCTCTATATACCCACATATTACCTTCTATATTTTTTATATATGTACGCGTTTCTTGATAAGGAATTTTTTCAATCCAATCAATTAAATATTCGTCCGTAAGGTTAGTATTGTTAGATTGCTCTGACTGGAGCCATGTGTCTACGCGGTGTGGTCCTGCATTATATGCTGCTAAAGCGTAAGGCACTACATTATCAAAATGCTCTAACAATTGTTCCAAATAAGCTGAGCCGATTAGAATATTGGTTGAAGGGTCTAATAATGCTGCTGATGATGTATTGACCCTTAAATGTGCCTTTCGAGCTACGTCATAAGCTGCCGTAGGGAGAAGTTGCAACAAGCCTATGGCATGGGCTGAGCTGATCGCTTGTGTATCAAATCCGCTTTCTTGGCGTATAACAGATAAAAGAAAATCAGAGGGTAAACTGGTAGTAGTGGGCTCTTGCCAAGGAGATGGATACCCTTGAGGATAAAGCGCTATTCTGGAATGGGCGAGAGTGTGCGCTGCAAAAACTTCCCCAGCTGGGATGTTAAGTCGCTCGCTTAAATCAGCGATTGATTTTTGGTCGGCTGGTTCATGTGTTGTGCTAAGTAAAAACAATAAAAAAACCTTGGCTTTTTCTGAATTGCCACTTTGAGATAATAATATTGCTGCCTGAACTAGGTCAGACCTTTGAAGGTTTTCAGGAGCAGTTCCTTTAATATTAGGAACTATATCAAGGCGATGCTGTAAATCAGAAAGAAATCTTGAAGATACGTTTGGATTTGCATTTAACAATCCAATTTCATTGTTAAGAGCTGCTAAAGCCAATTGACCATAAAATGTTGTAGGGTTTTTGGCCGCATTTATAAAAGCTTTCTGTGCTTCTTTAACGTCTCCGAGTTCTTGTCTAGATCTTCCAATCCAATACCACCCTTGAGATTGAGTAGCTAACGAGACTGCATCAGTTAAAGGGGAAAAGAAATGCTCTGCTTGGTCGGGCTTTTTAAAGAAGCGTAATTGAATAAATCCAGAAAAGAACTGCGCTTCTAATCGATCCGATGTTGATAAGGGAAGGGAGGTATCATCTGCTATATTTGCAGCGTTCTCGATGTCATTATTCAACAATAATGCATGAGCAAAACTAAGGCGTTCAGCAGACCACTCATGCGATGGAGAGTTTTCTTGAATAGCGATTCCGGCCGAGTGCCATAGATCCAACGCTTCATTAAAACGCTCTGAGTGACGTAACATTTTAAGGCGATAACGGATAAGCGTAGGGTCTTGTCGTAATTCAGATGGAAGGCTTGAGAATAAGTAATCAGCATCTGCGCTGTTTGTTTTTTGCGCCAGACGTGCTTGAGCTAAAGCTTGTTGTGCTGGTGTTAAAAACGAGATTTGTCGTCTGGCGGATGCAATATTTCCGCTTTTCTCTAGCGTTTCATACCGTTTCCAATAATCATCAGACGATAAATCACTACTATATTGATTTAAAAATAAACTTTCATCAGATGCTGATCCTGCTCCCGATTGCCAAATTAGTTTTGCCTTTTTAGATTCTTCCAAGAGCTGCCCATGGCAAACAAGAAAAGCTGCCATAATGGTTAAAGGCTGGACACGACAAAGAGCTTTTAGCGTATCAGGATCAGAAATTTGAGATAGAGCGTTTTGATAACGCCATAAGATACGAGCATTTTGAGGCCATATCGGCCCCTTGGTAAGGAAATCGGCGTATCGCTCAGCTGGTAAATTCGTACCCTCTGGTGAGGTTAAAATTAACCATTCGTTTAGTCTGGACTGAACATCTGTGCTCTGTGCATGCGCAGAGAATGTTACTGAAAGAAAGACAGAAGAAGCTAAGAGAAAAGCCCGGTTAATGCGATAAAGAGACATAATGCCAAACCTCTCCGCCTCCACGAATGATAAGTTCAATTGCAACGGCGAGCACGACAAGAAGGCCACCCCAGGCTATCCAACGATATTTTGCTAATAAACCAGCGATAAAAGAAGCCGCAACGCCCATGAGTAAAACAGAAAAAACTAAACCGCCCGTTAAAATCCAAGGGTGACCAATAGATGCCCCAGCCACGGCTAAAACATTATCCAAACTCATGGAAAGATCAGCGATAACAATTTTTATAATAGCAGGCCCAAGTTTAGAGGGACCGTCTACTTCAGCCTCATCTCCACCGTGCCGAAGTTCACGG
Protein-coding sequences here:
- a CDS encoding YjbE family putative metal transport protein (Members of this highly hydrophobic protein family,regularly are found preceded by the yybP-ykoY manganese riboswitch (see RF00080). A metal cation transport function is proposed.); the encoded protein is MLPDSFTHALIALLQVTLIDVTLAGDNAVVIGMAVRRLAGRERHIAILIGTLLSALLRIALALVASRLLSVVGLTLAGGILLLWVCWKMYRELRHGGDEAEVDGPSKLGPAIIKIVIADLSMSLDNVLAVAGASIGHPWILTGGLVFSVLLMGVAASFIAGLLAKYRWIAWGGLLVVLAVAIELIIRGGGEVWHYVSLSH